The following are encoded together in the Coffea arabica cultivar ET-39 chromosome 1c, Coffea Arabica ET-39 HiFi, whole genome shotgun sequence genome:
- the LOC113736197 gene encoding putative F-box/FBD/LRR-repeat protein At5g22670, with protein sequence MQLCHMLSLLPTKLAAQTGILSKRWRDVWLSIPALEFQMHLRANYEGDMTAFDSFAKPKIESFTNFLDRLFAIRDISSIKKFRLVFDHQVDTRCLNNWLSALHNIQELDLELLVQREFPWSPLADKLLEILKLSCISLPNIPSSVSFPRLKVLHLHSATYVDDASVEKLLSSCPVLEDLQISRWEWDNVRNFVITVPSLKRLTLDFTTHETNLYDDDHYEDGVEYKLIITAPNLEYLSLIDYMSDSIQVNSMARVTESHLSVCKILECDYRTVEQISNYESNVREIFRSIPNVKHLTIGDFTTNSLSESLDSRLPVFQNLVHLEISFQHVNGAILLPKLLKISPKLESLILPRGIISQILFSFISEENQFKPPQDVPECLLFSLKNVEIWHITGRVEEEVQLLIYLLENARVLEKITIWYEEYYVSGGPMDTNNYPTVRRMEDRLSFTDEFDELH encoded by the exons ATGCAATTGTGTCACATGCTCTCCCTTCTTCCGACTAAATTAGCAGCACAAACTGGGATTCTATCTAAACGATGGAGGGACGTTTGGCTTTCAATACCTGCTCTTGAATTTCAGATGCATCTACGGGCAAATTATGAGGGTGATATGACTGCTTTTGATAGCTTTGCAAAGCCTAAAATTGAGAGTTTTACTAATTTTCTGGATCGGCTTTTTGCTATTCGTGACATTTCATCCATTAAAAAGTTCAGATTGGTGTTTGATCATCAGGTTGACACTAGATGCCTCAATAATTGGTTGTCTGCTTTGCATAATATTCAAGAACTTGATCTCGAATTATTGGTGCAAAGGGAATTCCCCTGGAGTCCTTTGGCGGATAAATTGCTGGAAATCTTGAAACTGAGTTGCATTAGTTTGCCCAACATCCCATCTTCTGTTTCTTTTCCACGTCTTAAGGTTCTTCATCTTCATTCAGCCACGTATGTGGATGATGCATCGGTTGAAAAGTTACTTTCTTCTTGTCCAGTCCTTGAGGATTTGCAGATATCAAGGTGGGAGTGGGATAACGTTAGGAATTTTGTGATTACAGTCCCTTCATTGAAAAGGTTGACTCTGGACTTTACTACACATGAGACGAACTTATATGATGACGATCATTATGAAGATGGTGTTGAGTACAAACTGATAATTACTGCACCAAATTTGGAGTATCTAAGCCTGATTGATTATATGTCAGATTCAATTCAGGTCAATTCCATGGCCAGAGTAACCGAATCACACCTTTCTGTCTGCAAAATCTTAGAATGTGATTATCGGACAGTGGAACAAATAAGTAATTATGAAAGCAATGTGCGTGAAATATTTCGAAGCATCCCAAATGTCAAGCACTTAACAATAGGCGATTTTACCACGAAT TCTTTGAGTGAATCTCTTGATAGCAGACTGCCAGTGTTTCAGAACTTGGTCCACCTGGAGATCAGTTTTCAGCATGTGAATGGCGCTATACTACTGccaaaattgctcaaaatttcTCCTAAACTGGAAAGCCTAATCTTACCTCGG GGGATTATCAGTCAAATTctatttagttttatttctgaGGAGAATCAATTTAAGCCTCCACAAGATGTACCTGAATGCCTGTTATTTAGCCTGAAAAATGTAGAAATTTGGCATATTACTGGCAGAGTAGAGGAAGAAGTGCAGCTGTTGATATATCTTTTGGAAAATGCAAGGGTTCTAGAGAAGATAACGATTTGGTATGAAGAATATTATGTTTCCGGTGGACCGATGGATACTAATAATTATCCAACTGTTCGTCGGATGGAGGATCGTTTATCCTTCACAGACGAATTTGATGAACTGCACTAG